A window from Pseudomonadota bacterium encodes these proteins:
- a CDS encoding glycosyltransferase family 9 protein codes for MANEHSWSTRLARFIYRGAAIVLRRLGPLFPIRGTQPARVRRVLIVRIWALGEFVTATPMMRALREGYPDARIELLVGNGLAPLAAGLPWLDECIVVDEAPLLRASPLAWGRLIWQLRRRRYDIAVCLHHSVLIAGFLWLCGVRWRVGFDRDGEGFFHHVRVRCNVPGRHAVDEYLEPVRRLGIEPSTPIPELRWVAAADARADEALASLAGVRGIVGILPTGADNVAANRLGTNIFLKRWPPEYYIDLARRLLARGDVGVAVLGGKVEKALGARIAREVPGVLDLTARIDLPTLAAVCSRLAVVVTNDSGPLHVASASGTRVLAIFGPTDPLLAGPYTPAARVFVHPVECGPCFRRDTIPPSYPDCPHQRCMRAVEPALVADAVIAWMGEDRALEPPREAFHGPLQAPPYERREV; via the coding sequence ATGGCCAACGAGCATTCCTGGTCGACGCGTCTGGCCCGTTTCATCTATCGGGGCGCCGCCATCGTTCTGAGGCGGCTCGGTCCGCTGTTTCCGATTCGCGGAACGCAGCCCGCTCGCGTCCGGCGGGTGCTCATCGTGCGCATCTGGGCGCTGGGCGAGTTCGTCACGGCCACGCCGATGATGCGCGCGCTGCGTGAGGGCTACCCCGACGCGCGCATCGAGCTGCTCGTCGGGAACGGCCTGGCTCCGCTCGCAGCGGGCCTGCCGTGGCTCGACGAGTGCATCGTGGTCGACGAGGCCCCTCTGCTGCGCGCCAGTCCGCTGGCCTGGGGGCGACTGATCTGGCAGCTGCGGCGCAGGCGCTATGACATCGCCGTCTGCCTGCACCACAGCGTTCTCATCGCGGGCTTTCTCTGGCTCTGCGGTGTTCGCTGGCGGGTGGGGTTCGATCGCGACGGCGAGGGGTTCTTCCATCACGTGCGCGTTCGCTGCAACGTGCCGGGCCGCCACGCGGTCGACGAGTACCTCGAGCCGGTGCGCCGCCTCGGCATCGAGCCGTCAACGCCCATTCCCGAGCTGCGCTGGGTCGCGGCGGCGGACGCGCGGGCTGACGAGGCGCTCGCATCGCTGGCCGGCGTCAGGGGCATCGTCGGCATCCTTCCGACCGGCGCCGATAACGTGGCGGCCAACCGCCTGGGCACGAACATCTTTCTCAAGCGCTGGCCGCCGGAGTACTACATCGATCTCGCCAGGCGACTTCTGGCGCGGGGAGACGTGGGCGTGGCCGTGCTCGGTGGCAAGGTCGAGAAGGCGCTCGGCGCCCGCATCGCTCGCGAGGTTCCGGGGGTGCTCGATCTGACGGCGCGCATCGATCTGCCCACCCTGGCGGCCGTGTGCTCGCGTCTGGCCGTGGTGGTCACGAACGACAGCGGCCCCCTGCACGTGGCGTCCGCGTCGGGAACGCGGGTGCTCGCCATCTTCGGCCCCACCGACCCGCTCCTGGCCGGTCCCTACACCCCCGCGGCGCGGGTGTTCGTGCATCCGGTCGAGTGCGGTCCCTGCTTTCGCCGAGACACCATCCCTCCGAGCTATCCCGACTGCCCGCATCAGCGGTGCATGCGCGCGGTGGAGCCGGCCCTCGTGGCCGACGCGGTCATCGCCTGGATGGGCGAGGACCGCGCGCTCGAGCCGCCGCGTGAGGCGTTTCACGGTCCGCTGCAAGCCCCTCCCTACGAGCGGCGCGAGGTTTGA